The Neodiprion fabricii isolate iyNeoFabr1 chromosome 4, iyNeoFabr1.1, whole genome shotgun sequence genome window below encodes:
- the LOC124181028 gene encoding protein FAM8A1 isoform X1, translating to MRGSKFYSKHKSLLGHDNPAVTIVIRNRIRRLASLYIVFPPRFFPDDPTLSSVCNSCELLFTRTNKRTTMLEDENKSSEDRNPNESATQPQNTETSAVKERSEYFEKLEKWLQEAYVCQSVAAMFPYYVMSTQMLNPTTGVNPFQQVPSNAGFATASNVQANADVNSPETNEGLRLRRPQDTAGIPRPPGAEGFEYRIPPLWKRFFAEFIDFMVLFFLKLSITFIAVDFFDFIDIERYDLDMIQKNLRIDYEMALEMTSGILILELIHRIIVCIFEALWLQHGINGCIGGATPGKIVMGLRVVQCRNVTPIERPDGSDLVFITPGTDLGFPLSLGRSIVKNLILAFLFPISFALFFFRFNRTGYDLVCNSIVIECPYRDRANNRARQQQQ from the exons ATGCGTGGCAGTAAATTCTATTCTAAACACAAGAGTTTGTTGGGACATGACAACCCAGCGGTGACAATAGTCATCAGGAACAGAATAAGAAGGCTGGCAAGTCTTTATATAGTATTCCCCCCAAGATTCTTCCCTGATGATCCTACTTTAAGCTCCGTCTGTAACTCT TGCGAGTTACTTTTCACGCGAACCAATAAAAGAACAACGATGCTGGAAGACGAGAATAAATCGTCCGAGGATAGAAATCCAAATGAAAGTGCAACCCAACCTCAAAATACAGAGACGTCAGCTGTCAAAGAGAGATCCgaatattttgagaaattggaaaaatggCTGCAGGAGGCGTACGTCTGTCAGAGTGTAGCGGCAATGTTTCCCTACTACGTAATGTCAACGCAAATGTTGAACCCTACCACTG GTGTCAATCCATTCCAGCAAGTACCAAGCAACGCTGGTTTTGCAACAGCGTCAAATGTACAGGCCAATGCTGACGTAAACAGTCCTGAAACTAACGAAGGTCTCAGACTAAGGAGACCTCAAGATACTGCCGGAATACCACGACCGCCTGGAGCCGAAG GTTTTGAATATCGTATACCGCCACTTTGGAAACGATTTTTTGCAGAGTTCATTGACTTCATGGTACTATTCTTTCTTAAACTTTCCATTACATTTATTGCCGTCgactttttcgattttat AGACATAGAACGATACGATTTAGACATGATACAGAAAAATCTTCGTATTGATTACGAAATGGCTCTAGAAATGACATCTGGAATACTGATCTTGGAGTTAATTCATCGTATCATTGTGTGCATTTTCGAG GCACTCTGGCTTCAGCATGGTATAAATGGCTGCATAGGTGGAGCTACACCAGGTAAAATTGTAATGGGATTGCGTGTGGTACAGTGTCGAAATGTAACGCCCATAGAAAGACCTGATGGTTCTGATTTAGTATTCATCACCCCTGGTACAGATCTAGGATTTCCATTATCTCTTGGTCGATCGATAGTGAAGAATTTGATCTTAGCATTTCTGTTTCCTATTTCCTTTGCCCTGTTTTTCTTCAGGTTCAACAGAACTGGTTACGATCTTGTTTGTAACTCAATTGTGATCGAATGTCCTTATAGAGATAGAGCAAATAACAGAGCTCGGCAACAGCAACAGTAA
- the LOC124181028 gene encoding protein FAM8A1 isoform X4 — protein MLEDENKSSEDRNPNESATQPQNTETSAVKERSEYFEKLEKWLQEAYVCQSVAAMFPYYVMSTQMLNPTTGVNPFQQVPSNAGFATASNVQANADVNSPETNEGLRLRRPQDTAGIPRPPGAEGFEYRIPPLWKRFFAEFIDFMVLFFLKLSITFIAVDFFDFIDIERYDLDMIQKNLRIDYEMALEMTSGILILELIHRIIVCIFEALWLQHGINGCIGGATPGKIVMGLRVVQCRNVTPIERPDGSDLVFITPGTDLGFPLSLGRSIVKNLILAFLFPISFALFFFRFNRTGYDLVCNSIVIECPYRDRANNRARQQQQ, from the exons ATGCTGGAAGACGAGAATAAATCGTCCGAGGATAGAAATCCAAATGAAAGTGCAACCCAACCTCAAAATACAGAGACGTCAGCTGTCAAAGAGAGATCCgaatattttgagaaattggaaaaatggCTGCAGGAGGCGTACGTCTGTCAGAGTGTAGCGGCAATGTTTCCCTACTACGTAATGTCAACGCAAATGTTGAACCCTACCACTG GTGTCAATCCATTCCAGCAAGTACCAAGCAACGCTGGTTTTGCAACAGCGTCAAATGTACAGGCCAATGCTGACGTAAACAGTCCTGAAACTAACGAAGGTCTCAGACTAAGGAGACCTCAAGATACTGCCGGAATACCACGACCGCCTGGAGCCGAAG GTTTTGAATATCGTATACCGCCACTTTGGAAACGATTTTTTGCAGAGTTCATTGACTTCATGGTACTATTCTTTCTTAAACTTTCCATTACATTTATTGCCGTCgactttttcgattttat AGACATAGAACGATACGATTTAGACATGATACAGAAAAATCTTCGTATTGATTACGAAATGGCTCTAGAAATGACATCTGGAATACTGATCTTGGAGTTAATTCATCGTATCATTGTGTGCATTTTCGAG GCACTCTGGCTTCAGCATGGTATAAATGGCTGCATAGGTGGAGCTACACCAGGTAAAATTGTAATGGGATTGCGTGTGGTACAGTGTCGAAATGTAACGCCCATAGAAAGACCTGATGGTTCTGATTTAGTATTCATCACCCCTGGTACAGATCTAGGATTTCCATTATCTCTTGGTCGATCGATAGTGAAGAATTTGATCTTAGCATTTCTGTTTCCTATTTCCTTTGCCCTGTTTTTCTTCAGGTTCAACAGAACTGGTTACGATCTTGTTTGTAACTCAATTGTGATCGAATGTCCTTATAGAGATAGAGCAAATAACAGAGCTCGGCAACAGCAACAGTAA
- the LOC124181028 gene encoding uncharacterized protein LOC124181028 isoform X3 — MRGSKFYSKHKSLLGHDNPAVTIVIRNRIRRLASLYIVFPPRFFPDDPTLSSVCNSCELLFTRTNKRTTMLEDENKSSEDRNPNESATQPQNTETSAVKERSEYFEKLEKWLQEAYVCQSVAAMFPYYVMSTQMLNPTTGVNPFQQVPSNAGFATASNVQANADVNSPETNEGLRLRRPQDTAGIPRPPGAEGRRDIERYDLDMIQKNLRIDYEMALEMTSGILILELIHRIIVCIFEALWLQHGINGCIGGATPGKIVMGLRVVQCRNVTPIERPDGSDLVFITPGTDLGFPLSLGRSIVKNLILAFLFPISFALFFFRFNRTGYDLVCNSIVIECPYRDRANNRARQQQQ; from the exons ATGCGTGGCAGTAAATTCTATTCTAAACACAAGAGTTTGTTGGGACATGACAACCCAGCGGTGACAATAGTCATCAGGAACAGAATAAGAAGGCTGGCAAGTCTTTATATAGTATTCCCCCCAAGATTCTTCCCTGATGATCCTACTTTAAGCTCCGTCTGTAACTCT TGCGAGTTACTTTTCACGCGAACCAATAAAAGAACAACGATGCTGGAAGACGAGAATAAATCGTCCGAGGATAGAAATCCAAATGAAAGTGCAACCCAACCTCAAAATACAGAGACGTCAGCTGTCAAAGAGAGATCCgaatattttgagaaattggaaaaatggCTGCAGGAGGCGTACGTCTGTCAGAGTGTAGCGGCAATGTTTCCCTACTACGTAATGTCAACGCAAATGTTGAACCCTACCACTG GTGTCAATCCATTCCAGCAAGTACCAAGCAACGCTGGTTTTGCAACAGCGTCAAATGTACAGGCCAATGCTGACGTAAACAGTCCTGAAACTAACGAAGGTCTCAGACTAAGGAGACCTCAAGATACTGCCGGAATACCACGACCGCCTGGAGCCGAAGGTAGAAG AGACATAGAACGATACGATTTAGACATGATACAGAAAAATCTTCGTATTGATTACGAAATGGCTCTAGAAATGACATCTGGAATACTGATCTTGGAGTTAATTCATCGTATCATTGTGTGCATTTTCGAG GCACTCTGGCTTCAGCATGGTATAAATGGCTGCATAGGTGGAGCTACACCAGGTAAAATTGTAATGGGATTGCGTGTGGTACAGTGTCGAAATGTAACGCCCATAGAAAGACCTGATGGTTCTGATTTAGTATTCATCACCCCTGGTACAGATCTAGGATTTCCATTATCTCTTGGTCGATCGATAGTGAAGAATTTGATCTTAGCATTTCTGTTTCCTATTTCCTTTGCCCTGTTTTTCTTCAGGTTCAACAGAACTGGTTACGATCTTGTTTGTAACTCAATTGTGATCGAATGTCCTTATAGAGATAGAGCAAATAACAGAGCTCGGCAACAGCAACAGTAA
- the LOC124181028 gene encoding protein FAM8A1 isoform X2: MRGSKFYSKHKSLLGHDNPAVTIVIRNRIRRLCELLFTRTNKRTTMLEDENKSSEDRNPNESATQPQNTETSAVKERSEYFEKLEKWLQEAYVCQSVAAMFPYYVMSTQMLNPTTGVNPFQQVPSNAGFATASNVQANADVNSPETNEGLRLRRPQDTAGIPRPPGAEGFEYRIPPLWKRFFAEFIDFMVLFFLKLSITFIAVDFFDFIDIERYDLDMIQKNLRIDYEMALEMTSGILILELIHRIIVCIFEALWLQHGINGCIGGATPGKIVMGLRVVQCRNVTPIERPDGSDLVFITPGTDLGFPLSLGRSIVKNLILAFLFPISFALFFFRFNRTGYDLVCNSIVIECPYRDRANNRARQQQQ; this comes from the exons ATGCGTGGCAGTAAATTCTATTCTAAACACAAGAGTTTGTTGGGACATGACAACCCAGCGGTGACAATAGTCATCAGGAACAGAATAAGAAGGCTG TGCGAGTTACTTTTCACGCGAACCAATAAAAGAACAACGATGCTGGAAGACGAGAATAAATCGTCCGAGGATAGAAATCCAAATGAAAGTGCAACCCAACCTCAAAATACAGAGACGTCAGCTGTCAAAGAGAGATCCgaatattttgagaaattggaaaaatggCTGCAGGAGGCGTACGTCTGTCAGAGTGTAGCGGCAATGTTTCCCTACTACGTAATGTCAACGCAAATGTTGAACCCTACCACTG GTGTCAATCCATTCCAGCAAGTACCAAGCAACGCTGGTTTTGCAACAGCGTCAAATGTACAGGCCAATGCTGACGTAAACAGTCCTGAAACTAACGAAGGTCTCAGACTAAGGAGACCTCAAGATACTGCCGGAATACCACGACCGCCTGGAGCCGAAG GTTTTGAATATCGTATACCGCCACTTTGGAAACGATTTTTTGCAGAGTTCATTGACTTCATGGTACTATTCTTTCTTAAACTTTCCATTACATTTATTGCCGTCgactttttcgattttat AGACATAGAACGATACGATTTAGACATGATACAGAAAAATCTTCGTATTGATTACGAAATGGCTCTAGAAATGACATCTGGAATACTGATCTTGGAGTTAATTCATCGTATCATTGTGTGCATTTTCGAG GCACTCTGGCTTCAGCATGGTATAAATGGCTGCATAGGTGGAGCTACACCAGGTAAAATTGTAATGGGATTGCGTGTGGTACAGTGTCGAAATGTAACGCCCATAGAAAGACCTGATGGTTCTGATTTAGTATTCATCACCCCTGGTACAGATCTAGGATTTCCATTATCTCTTGGTCGATCGATAGTGAAGAATTTGATCTTAGCATTTCTGTTTCCTATTTCCTTTGCCCTGTTTTTCTTCAGGTTCAACAGAACTGGTTACGATCTTGTTTGTAACTCAATTGTGATCGAATGTCCTTATAGAGATAGAGCAAATAACAGAGCTCGGCAACAGCAACAGTAA